In Maylandia zebra isolate NMK-2024a linkage group LG12, Mzebra_GT3a, whole genome shotgun sequence, a single genomic region encodes these proteins:
- the prdm12b gene encoding PR domain zinc finger protein 12, whose amino-acid sequence MGSVLPGSSLGLKPGFKPPLSLADIITSDILHSFLYGRWRHVLGEQQHHPHQHHLQHEDRTAPSASPKTAFTAEVLAQSFSGEVQKLSSLVLPSEVIIAQSSVPGEGLGIFSKTWIKAGTEMGPFTGRLVSPEHIDLYKNNNLMWEVFNEDGTVRYFIDASQEDQRSWMTYIKCARNEQEQNLEVVQIGSSIFYKAVETIPPDQELLVWYGNSHNTFLGIPGIPGGEDEQSKKTKSDDFHTCEGSTSTTSTSSTSLGRMRCVICHRGFNSRSNLRSHMRIHTLDKPFVCRFCNRRFSQSSTLRNHVRLHTGERPYKCHVCQSAYSQLAGLRAHQKSARHRPTGDSAAPGGGVLVVGGGGGGGVHSTHSPPPPHPPQLTAVPHPASLVHHIPTMVL is encoded by the exons ATGGGCTCCGTGCTGCCCGGCTCCTCTCTGGGCCTGAAGCCGGGCTTCAAGCCTCCGCTGTCCCTCGCGGACATCATCACCTCGGACATCCTGCACAGCTTCCTGTACGGGCGCTGGAGGCACGTGCTGGGCGAGCAGCAGCACCACCCGCACCAGCATCACCTGCAGCACGAGGACCGCACCGCCCCGAGCGCGAGCCCCAAGACCGCGTTCACCGCCGAGGTGCTCGCGCAGTCCTTCTCCGGAG AGGTGCAGAAGCTGTCCAGCCTGGTTTTACCCAGTGAGGTGATCATCGCTCAGAGCTCAGTCCCAG GAGAAGGTCTGGGCATTTTCTCCAAAACCTGGATCAAAGCGGGGACAGAGATGGGTCCGTTCACCGGACGCCTGGTGTCACCTGAACACATCGACCTGTACAAGAACAACAACCTGATGTGGGAG GTGTTTAATGAGGACGGCACAGTCAGGTATTTTATCGATGCGAGTCAGGAGGACCAGAGGAGCTGGATGACGTACATCAAGTGTGCGAGGAACGAGCAGGAGCAGAACCTCGAGGTGGTCCAGATCGGCAGCAGCATCTTCTACAAGGCGGTGGAG ACCATCCCTCCCGACCAGGAGCTGCTCGTCTGGTACGGAAACTCTCACAACACATTCCTGGGAATCCCTGGAATTCCTGGAGGAGAGGACGAACAGAGCAAGAAGACCAAGAGCG ATGATTTCCACACCTGTGAAGGCTCCACCTCCACGACCTCCACTTCTTCCACCAGTCTTGGGCGCATGCGATGTGTTATCTGCCACCGCGGCTTCAACTCTCGCAGCAACCTTCGCTCCCACATGCGCATCCACACTCTGGACAAGCCGTTCGTCTGCCGCTTCTGCAACCGTCGCTTCAGCCAGTCATCCACACTGAGGAACCACGTCCGGCTGCACACCGGAGAGCGCCCTTACAAGTGCCACGTCTGCCAGTCCGCGTACTCGCAGCTGGCTGGTTTGCGGGCGCACCAGAAGAGCGCCAGGCACCGCCCCACGGGGGACAGCGCCGCCCCAGGAGGAGGTGTACTGGTGGTTGGAGGCGGAGGCGGAGGTGGGGTGCACTCGACGcactcgccgcctcctcctcacCCTCCCCAGCTGACCGCCGTGCCTCACCCAGCGTCGCTGGTTCACCACATACCCACCATGGTGCTGTGA